A stretch of Candidatus Omnitrophota bacterium DNA encodes these proteins:
- a CDS encoding Trm112 family protein, producing MIDKKLLEMLACPACKKEVRLEAEEIVCVGCKKRYPIRNGIPIMLIEESKGPDKS from the coding sequence ATGATTGATAAAAAACTGTTAGAAATGCTTGCCTGCCCGGCCTGCAAGAAAGAGGTCAGGTTGGAAGCAGAAGAGATAGTATGCGTTGGATGCAAAAAGAGGTACCCTATCCGCAACGGCATTCCAATAATGTTGATCGAAGAATCCAAAGGGCCTGACAAATCATAA
- a CDS encoding aminopeptidase P family protein, translated as MITSKFKKLYRRLKQQKLDGLLVTKSVNACYLSSLTRIDAWALITPDANYLLTDPRFGQICFEKAVNFKVKIERGLIYGSLKKLFNKLKLKRLGFEANSLSYAGYKRLKTELSPVKLTATSNLIENLRAVKDDSEIRSIKKAISITEEVFSSVTGLMTPEVTEKWIAGKIEFFLKDLGGEESSFPAIVASGQRTVLPHARPGDKKLQQNQPVLIDMGTSLNGYNSDLTRMVFLGRMTQRFEAIYNLVITAQDKAINRIAPGVKACEIDGTARRYLAKHGLAKYFIHSLGHGVGREVHEQPQISKSSKTELTKGMVITIEPGVYIPGWGGIRIEDMVLVTSQGHEVLSSLSKTIVKR; from the coding sequence ATCATAACATCAAAATTTAAAAAACTCTACCGCCGGCTAAAACAACAAAAGCTGGACGGCCTGCTGGTAACAAAATCCGTTAATGCCTGCTATCTTAGCAGTCTTACCCGGATAGATGCCTGGGCGCTTATTACCCCCGATGCCAATTATCTGCTTACCGACCCCAGGTTTGGCCAAATCTGCTTTGAAAAAGCAGTAAATTTCAAAGTCAAAATCGAACGCGGCCTTATCTACGGCTCACTAAAGAAGCTTTTCAATAAATTAAAGTTAAAACGCCTGGGGTTTGAGGCTAATTCTTTAAGCTACGCCGGATATAAAAGGCTAAAAACCGAACTTTCGCCGGTAAAGCTGACTGCGACATCCAATCTTATCGAAAATTTAAGAGCGGTTAAAGATGACAGCGAGATACGGAGCATTAAAAAAGCGATATCTATTACCGAAGAGGTTTTCAGCTCTGTAACCGGCCTTATGACACCAGAGGTAACCGAAAAATGGATAGCCGGAAAAATAGAGTTTTTTCTTAAGGATTTAGGGGGCGAGGAAAGCTCTTTTCCCGCTATAGTAGCCTCAGGACAACGAACGGTCCTGCCGCATGCCCGGCCCGGTGATAAAAAACTACAACAGAACCAGCCGGTTTTGATAGACATGGGAACAAGCCTGAACGGCTATAATTCCGACTTGACAAGAATGGTGTTTTTAGGTAGAATGACCCAACGGTTTGAGGCAATTTACAATCTGGTGATAACCGCTCAGGACAAAGCAATAAACCGGATAGCGCCGGGGGTTAAAGCCTGCGAAATTGACGGCACAGCCAGAAGGTATTTAGCAAAACACGGACTGGCGAAATATTTTATCCACAGCTTAGGGCACGGCGTAGGAAGAGAAGTTCACGAACAGCCCCAAATATCCAAAAGCAGTAAAACAGAATTAACCAAAGGCATGGTAATAACTATTGAGCCAGGTGTTTACATCCCCGGGTGGGGAGGTATCCGCATAGAAGACATGGTGCTGGTAACCAGCCAGGGCCATGAGGTCCTATCCAGCCTGTCAAAAACCATAGTTAAGCGATGA
- a CDS encoding patatin-like phospholipase family protein, with product MFPFKQKPKKITLVLGGGAARAIAHIGVLEVLDREKIPIDLIVATSMGSAIGAAYSLDLNLKRVEKMALGISFRDLIDVIIPRIAINQGKKLAETISRLTQNKGFEDLNIPLAVVATDISNGQTVVYRSGNLSQAITASCSIPVVYRPIKIDDRFIVDGGIKNTVPVAVARQLGAKFIIASDVGFCIKKALPGNIFQMMMQTYQIQGQELSNYQSMDAEVVIKPKLGEIDQMAFDRAAECIEKGREAGEAALKKLKNFLPPGPR from the coding sequence ATGTTTCCTTTTAAGCAAAAACCAAAGAAGATTACTCTGGTTCTGGGCGGGGGAGCCGCCCGGGCAATCGCCCATATCGGCGTGCTCGAGGTTTTAGACCGGGAAAAAATACCTATTGATCTAATCGTTGCAACCAGCATGGGAAGCGCTATCGGCGCTGCTTATTCTCTGGATCTAAACCTAAAACGGGTTGAAAAAATGGCTTTAGGGATTTCGTTTCGCGACCTGATTGATGTTATCATTCCCCGGATAGCCATCAACCAGGGAAAAAAGCTTGCCGAGACGATCAGCAGACTCACTCAGAATAAAGGATTCGAAGATTTAAACATCCCCTTAGCTGTTGTGGCCACCGATATCAGCAACGGCCAAACAGTGGTCTATCGGTCAGGAAACCTGTCCCAGGCTATTACAGCCAGCTGTTCCATTCCGGTTGTTTACCGGCCGATTAAAATCGATGACCGGTTTATAGTTGACGGCGGGATCAAGAATACCGTTCCGGTGGCGGTAGCCAGGCAATTGGGCGCAAAGTTTATCATAGCATCCGATGTCGGCTTTTGTATTAAAAAAGCTCTGCCGGGTAATATCTTTCAGATGATGATGCAGACTTACCAGATCCAGGGCCAGGAGCTGTCTAATTACCAATCAATGGATGCCGAGGTGGTCATTAAACCAAAACTGGGAGAGATTGATCAGATGGCTTTTGATAGAGCCGCCGAATGTATCGAAAAAGGCCGGGAAGCAGGTGAAGCGGCCTTAAAAAAATTAAAGAATTTTCTGCCGCCGGGGCCGCGCTGA
- a CDS encoding DNA recombination protein RmuC codes for MGILSGLIGILIVLTAAGLFFIYPAFKKISKDSEQDKGLALLQNQIENLSKSIGDRLAETNQSLQRQFSESVSIVRDVTEKLVKLESANKQIIDYASQLKSLENILKSPKQRGLLGEYFLETLLDNTFPPGQYKMQYSFADNSIVDAVIFVKDKVIPIDAKFSLERYEQLCNEKNRERTAEIERELKTDLKNRINETSKYIKPDEGTTDFAIMFIPAEGVFYNLLSFKVGALEASSVNLIEYAYSKHVIITSPTTFLAYLQTILQALHALKIEESVKDVIKKVKELGRHLTSYDELMRRVGKNLNTTVGSYNSAYKEFAKIDKDVSKIGGAERTVEPLLIDKPENN; via the coding sequence ATGGGTATATTATCCGGATTAATAGGTATTTTGATTGTTCTGACTGCAGCCGGACTGTTTTTTATTTACCCGGCATTTAAAAAAATATCTAAAGACAGTGAGCAGGACAAAGGCCTGGCGCTTCTTCAGAACCAGATCGAAAATCTTTCAAAATCTATCGGGGACAGGCTGGCGGAAACAAATCAATCCTTACAGCGGCAGTTCAGTGAAAGCGTCTCGATAGTAAGGGATGTAACCGAAAAACTCGTTAAGCTCGAATCCGCGAATAAACAGATAATTGATTATGCTTCGCAATTAAAAAGCCTTGAAAATATACTGAAGAGCCCTAAACAAAGGGGTTTGCTTGGCGAATATTTTTTGGAAACGCTCCTTGACAACACCTTTCCGCCGGGGCAATACAAAATGCAATATAGCTTTGCCGATAACTCCATCGTTGATGCGGTTATCTTCGTTAAAGACAAGGTAATTCCGATTGACGCAAAGTTTTCCCTGGAAAGGTATGAACAGCTGTGTAACGAAAAAAACCGGGAAAGAACCGCGGAAATAGAAAGAGAGCTTAAAACCGACCTAAAAAACAGGATTAACGAAACCAGTAAATATATAAAACCGGATGAGGGGACAACGGACTTTGCCATTATGTTCATTCCTGCCGAAGGAGTCTTTTACAACCTGCTCTCGTTCAAAGTCGGGGCGTTAGAAGCAAGTTCGGTCAATTTAATCGAATACGCCTATTCTAAACACGTAATAATCACTTCACCGACGACATTTCTGGCCTATCTGCAAACCATTTTGCAGGCCTTGCACGCCCTAAAGATCGAGGAATCGGTCAAGGATGTCATCAAAAAAGTAAAGGAACTGGGAAGGCACCTGACCTCCTATGACGAACTGATGAGAAGGGTCGGAAAAAACCTGAATACTACGGTGGGATCGTATAATTCGGCATATAAGGAATTTGCAAAAATAGATAAGGATGTATCTAAGATCGGCGGCGCCGAAAGGACCGTCGAACCGCTGTTGATAGACAAACCCGAGAATAACTAA